TAGACCAGCCGGACTCCATGGCTGTAATCCGCGTATTCCGCGCCATGAAATGTACTGAGTGGTTGAATCGGAACCCCATCCGGTTTTTGCCAGCCATAAATGGCGATCCTTCCCGGACGTTTATTCAATAAATTGGTCAAGACAATGTCCTTTTTGTGTCCGGCTGTCAATTCTCCCAACGCGCAACCTTCTTTATTCCTCTGAGCCTTGATGTCCTGCTGGTGTTGCCAATAATATTCAATGGAGCGCATCCTTGGTCCCGGTTTCATGGTTTGTGGTTTCAATTGACAAGTCGCCTGTTCATAAATGATATCGACCATCCTGGGTGTGGGCAAAATGAAGCCCAGGTCATCGGCAATTTCAATGGCTGTGCTATAATTCAGCGGAATCCTCAGAAAATCTTTGTCACTGCCAATGGCCAGATAATCAGGCATGACCCAGATGATGGCCGTGAGAGTTGCGCCTTCCGGTGTGATGTAGTTAAAACCTACAGGTTTCAATTTTCTCATGAACCCCGGAAGGTTTCCCTGTCTCAGTTCCACCAGTGCCCTGCGTTGCCGTTCGGAGGCCAGCATATCTCTGGTGATCTCAGCGAATTCTGCACCGGTGACAGCATCGTTCGGACGTCTTGAGATTTGAAAGGGAAAGGGACTGGTTGTCGATTTGTTGCCGAAAACAGCAACAATCGTTTGTTCCGCCTGAACGGCAAAGGCTATTAAAACGGCAGTGACAATCAAACACAGGCAACGGAGGATGCATGACATACATTTAACAGGAAGGTCGGAACATTTGCGATTTCCTGCGGAATCGTATTTCCGACGTGGATTGAATACTTCTGCAAGTGGACATTTTTCCCGCTGTAAATAATTTGGTGATGAACTCCTGTGGCCCTCCACGATGTCATCCCCGGGAAAACGGGGATCCAGGAGTGCGCCGATGGATTCCGTGTCAAGCACGGAATGACACCGTGCGATGGTTTGATTCGGTTGCCGTCACCAGAAAATTTAAAGCAACCATTTTTTTTGCAGGAATTCTCACCATATATGCCTGCTTCACAGGCATTGCAAGCGCTCACTTTTACCTCGCTGGTATTCAGTATTTTTCCGAATTTTCCGAAGAAAATCATTGTTTTCATAGTCCTGACTTGTTATGGTTTTTAAAAAATGTGTTCAGTCTACTTTTTTCTTTGAAGGAAATGCCATGAACAAGTGTCTGAAAATAGACAGGGAAAGCGAACTGCCGTGGATTCAGGAATATCTGGATATCATGCCTACAATTCTCGTTGTGTTGAATCGTGATGGCTCAATTCATCTGATCAACAGGGTCGGCTGTCAAATGCTGGGTTATACCGCGCAAGAACTGATTCATCAGAACTGGTTTGAACTGTTTGTTCCGGAAGCCTTCATGGAAGGCGTCCAACAAACTTTCGCCAGTTTGATGGCGGGGAATGTTGAACCAGTCCGCTATTATGAAAATGGAATCCGGACCAAACAGGGCAACGAGGTGATCGTTGGCTGGCATAATGACGTTTTAAGAGATCACCAGGGCAATATCACTGGTCTGATCAGTGTTGGTGAAGACATCACGCTACGCAAGCAGGCAGAATCTCAACTGCTTGAAACCAGGAAAAATCTGGCTGAAGTTCAGACTCTGGCAGGGATGGGAGCATGGGAATTTATCCCAAGCACCAGGGAATTCAAAGGATCTGATGAGTGGTGGAAACTCCATTATCTGGATAAAGACACACTGTCCGTGGAAACTATCATGTCTATGATGCATCCTGAGGACAAAGCCTCTGTGATTCCACGGATAAATGACTTTCTAGGTTCTGAAGGCGACACCATCAATATTGTGTTCAGACATATTCGTGGCGATGGACAAACAATCTGGTTGAGGCTTAAAGGCAAAACAATAAGAGACGAAAATCAGAAAATCATCAAAAAAACCGGCTTTGCTCAGGACATCACTGAACAGCGAAAGGCTCAGGAACAACTGATATCGTTTTTAGAAAATTCTCCGGACGCGATGATCCTGACCAATCATCTCCATGAAATCATGATGTTCAATCGTGCCGCGGAACAATTGTTTGGTTACAAACGGAATGAACTGCAAGGTCTGAGTTATGAAACCATCATTTCTCATGAACTTCAGATTGAGCAACTGGAAGCCATGAGTCCATCAGAGTCCATCCTGTCTGACATATTGTTCCATTCAAAAGATAACAGTTATGAACTCACCGGCATCCGCAAGGACAAAACACGATTTCTTGCTGAAATAACCATCAATTCTTTCGGTACTGCTGAAAACCGTTCGACGGTGTTGGTTGTACGGGATATCGGGCCCTATCATGAATTGGAACAGGCCGTGCTGGAAAATCGCAAGAAATTTGAAAGTATTTTTGATAATGTCGCTGAAGCGATCATCGTGTTTGATTTGAAGAGCCTGCAAATTGAAGACATGAATCAGGCCGCCTTGCAATTATTCCAGATTGCCCCGCTTGAAGACCTGAATCATGCTGCCTTGGGGTTATTCCATGTTTATCAGTTTCCCCGTTCCAGTTCCCGGTCCATCATGGATCTAGTGGCGGAAAAATCGGAAATTCTAAACTTGCAGTTCCACATACAAACAGGGGTCTATCAGCAAGAGCCGATAAAACTGATCATGACCAGGAATAATAAAACCAATTTTATGGTTTCGTTTAAACCGTCTGTCATCAGGATCAGGGGAGTGATAAAAGTGGTTGCCATGATCACCGATCTGACCCAGGTTATGCAGGAAGAGGCCAACCGTCGCAAAAAAGAAGAACTCGCCAGGCAGATGCAGAAACAGGAAACCCTCGGGTTGCTTTCCAGTGGTATCGCGCATGATTTCAACAATGTGCTGATGGGCATCCTCGGCTATTCGGAACTCCTGTCCGGCATGATTAAGGAAGGCACTCCGGAGTTTTCATTTCTGGAGGAAATTCAAAAGGCCGGCCTGCGAGCCGCGGATCTGGTGAGTCAGATTCTGAATTACAGTCGCAGTGATGATGTGGATATAACCGCGATGGATCCCTTGCCGATTTTCAAGGAATCCACAAAAATGATGATGGCCACGTTTTCCAAAAATATAAAAATTGAGATCCGGCATGACAGTCCTGTGTCCATGATCAGGAGCAATCCGACTCAGTTGCAGCAGATTCTGATAAACCTTTGTACCAATGCCGCACACGCCATGGAACAAACAGGCGGGATCCTGCGAATTGAACTGCAAGAACGCCATTGCACCAGGCAAACGACCCCGGCTCTTCCGGAAAATGGCAATTATCTGGTTCTCAAAGTGCAGGATACAGGATGCGGTATCCCGCCTGATGTGATGAAAAATATTTTTGATCCCTTCTTTACAACCAAGCCCCAGGGCAAAGGAACGGGACTTGGCCTTTCGATTGTGCAGAAGATTGTCATGAGGCAGAACGGACTGCTTGAAGTGGAAAGCGAAGTTGGCAAGGGAACACGGTTCACTGTGTTTTTTAGAACCGCTCTTCCGGAAACCGTTTCAACAGTCACTGATGAATTTGTTGATATTTCCGGAAAAGAAAAAATTCTGTTAGTGGATGACGAAATCACTATTATTCAATCGTTGAAGGAGGGCTTGAGCAAGAAAGGCTATGAGGTCATTACGGTTGACAGCAGTGTTGAGGCCATCACACTGTTTGAAAAAAGTCCGTACAGTTTCGATGCGCTTATCACTGATTTTGACATGCCGGTATTGAATGGCCTGGAGTTAAGTCGGAAAATCAAAAGAATCCGCCAGGATATCCCGATCCTGATGATGTCTGGACTGGCGGATACCATGGACATGGAGGAGGTTCAGGCTGCGGGTATCTCGCTGAAACTGTCTAAACCGATCAGCTTTAAAATTCTGTTCGCCAAACTTCGCCAGTTGCTGGATCAGGTATCTTGAGGATGGGGTTGCCGGGTTTGGTCTCAATATGTCATCAACTTAAGTATCCAAAATGGTATTGCGAATCAATTCCCCCTTGGTTTAAGGGAGTAAGGGGGATGTAATTCTGAGGGTTAAATCCCCCAACCCCCTTTGAAAAGGGGGATTTTCTCACAGGTAAGTCCTGATATTGAACCTGATCCCGGGCAGACACACAGGTCTGCCCCTACAGCACAAAACCCTGATCGGGAAACAAATCCAGGACAGGGTTATAGCCAAAAAGAAACATCATCTGTTTTTTTGTGATTCACAGCATTGAAGATGGTAGGCCACAGCATTGTCCTGCGGGCACTCCCTCAGCAAACTCCGGAAAATCGCGATGGCGTTATCCCATTCCTGACGATGAGTCGCTTCTATGCCTTTCCGCATGAGTTGTTTTGATTTCAATTTGTAGTCCCTGATTTCAGGAGGATCCGGGTTGAATATTTCATAAACCCAGATCGGTGCCTTTTTCCCTTTGACACAAACCCAGTCGAGTTCCCTGAACAAAAAAGAGGGCTCACTACGGATCTCCTCAATGACCGGTTCACTCACCACCAGAGAGACTCCATAAATTTTAGTCAAACCTTCCAGCCGGGCGGCAATATTGACGGTGTCGCCGATAACGGTCGAATCCATACGGTCCTTGGAACCTACCGTTCCGACAATGACAGGCCCGCGGTGCACACCAATCCCGATCCTGATGGGGACATAGCCCGATTGTTTGCGGTGAATGTTGTAAGTTTCGAGAACCCTGAACATATCCAGCGCAGACTGAACCGCTCTGAAAACCTCACTTGCGGGCGATCCGGAATCCCGTTCAAAGACGGCCATCACCGCATCGCCGATAAACTTGTCAATGAATCCCCGTTGTTCATGGATCGGCACATTCATACGACGAAAATAGGCATTGAGAAAATTCAGCAGTTCCTGCGGGCTTATTGTTTCAGCAAAGGGCGTGAACGAACGGATATCCGCAAACAGAATACTCATCACATCCATTTCCGCATGTCCAACCTCAATGTTTTCCATGCCATCTCTGGCAATGCGTCCCAGAAATTGTCTGGGAACAAACTTTTTGAAGGTTTCAACCTGCTTTTGCAAGGTGCGATGCATGTTGTATTGTTTCAAGCCTTTTTCCACGGTTAAAACCAGATCCTGCTGATCCCACGGTTTGCTCAGATACCGGAACAGGTCGGCGTTGTTGATGGCATTGACTGCTGATTCCAGAGCGGCCTGGCCGGTGAGCAGGATTTTAACGGCGTCAGGATGGGATTGGTGAAGATCGACCAACAACTGATCTCCGGAAATACCCGGCATGATCTGATCCGAAATCACCATGGCCAAATGATCCTCCGGACGCAGATCCGCCACGATTTCCAGTGCTTCTTCAGCACTTTCCGCAAATTCAAACACATAGCCTGAAATTTTTTTGCGTAGCTGGCTGTCCAGTGAGTTGAGAACCATCTGTTCATCATCCACACACAGAATTATCGCATTCTTGTTCATGTTCGCATCACTCTTCGCAAGTTTGAGGGATTGTGGGAAAGGTTCTTGTTGTCTATGACGTTTTAAGACAAATTCGTAAAGATCTTTTTACCTCAAGAGTTGTAAGTTTTCAGTTATCAGCCTTCAGCTTTTAGTAAGTTATTGAAATTTGAAGTTTTCTGCTCGTGCCCTACGTCCCGTGGGGCCAATGTCATCAACTTAAGCATTCTGAATGGTGCTGTGTTTCAATTCCCCCTTGGTTTAAGGGGGATAGGGGGATGTAATTCTGAGTGTTAAATCCCCCATGCCCCCTTTGTAAAGGGGGATTATCCAGCGAAGAATTTCTAAGTTGACGACATTGCCCGTGGGGCACGTTATCCACCAGGCGAAGCTCTGCTTCGCACCCACCGGAGGTGGGTCATGGAACGGTTACGAACGGGATGTTCGTAACCAGAAGTATTCCCTGTTATTTTTTGAATGTTCCTAAGGGGATGGCGATTGAATACTGACGAGATGCCTGGACTCACTGAGTTTAATGCCACAAGCACGACAAACGATAATATCTTTTTCTGCTTTGGCAGGATCCCCAAGCCGGGTTTCCTGCTGATTCTGCACAAAACAGAACATGGGATATTATTTTTTGATTTTTGACATGATGTCCTGAATTTTTTCTTCAAGCGTGGCAGGACTGAAGGGTTTGACGATGTAGCCATTTACTTTGTGTTTCGCCGCGGCGACAATGTTTTCCTTTACAGCTTCTGCCGTGACCATCAACACCGGGATATCCTGCATTTTGGGGTCAGCCCGGATTGCCTTGAGCAAATCAAGTCCACTCATCTGCGGCATATTCCAATCCGCGACCACAAGGTCAAAATTGGCAGTCTGCATTTTCCCCCAGGCCTCACGGCCATTGGCCGCGGTCGTGATGTGTGAATATTTGAGTTTGAACAACATGCTTGCAATAAGTTTCCGCATATTCTCAATGTCATCCACCACCAGAATATTGATATCTTTGTCGGACACGTTTCCTCCAGATTATGATTAGTTGGTGATCTACAATTTTTCAGATTTCTGAATTCAATTTTCTCTTGTTGCTTCGATCATGATGAGCAGGATTTCATTCGCTTAACAACTGTTCATCATCGCTCTGGATATTTTCCTGGGTCATCAGCATCCGGATGAGTTTGAGTCCCAGCGCATAAACCGCGGGTTGCCTGGCATCAAATTCATGGAACGTATTGCCATTGACCAGCCGTGTTTTAACAGGGGCCCCAAACCGGGATTCCTGTAGCAACTCCCTGGCTCCTACGACAAAAAACTGATTGCTGTAGTCATAGGCGTCAGTGCCCGCGCCATAGGCCATGCTTTTTGATTTTGTCACGACATCCGCGCCGACAATCAGCAGATAATGCTTGTGCGATTGTTGGGTGACCACTTCAATCTGGCAGGCAAGCGTCCATTCCGATTTTGGTAAAATCCGTCGAATCTGTTTTTGTTCTTCCACATGATTCAGCACCAGGCTGATGAGTTTTGACATTTTTTGATAATCGGCCCCCATCTGTTTCTGGACAACGACCACCCAATGTTTGTATTCTTTTGTGGAGGGCGCCAGCCAAGGCGAATCAATGTTGTCTGAGCCCAGATATTTCACACGAAATTTAATACTTTGTTTTGTAGCCATAAGCTATTGCCGTTCAAGTCGTTGAAGATCTTTTTCAGCGTTATTGCCAGCAGCGGAATCGGGGAATCGTTCCAGGAGTTGTTTATAATAATAGCGGGCTTTTTCGGGTTTCCCTTGTTGTTCGGCAATTTGGCCCAGCATATAAATCGCGTCAGGTGTTTTATAACCCTGCGATGTGGGACGGTGTTCATATTGTCGGAGAATTTCCCTGAAAGCTTTTTCTGCGGCCTCCAGTTTTTCCAGTTTGAACCAGGCGTGTCCAATCCAGTACCAGGCGTTGTCACTATCCAGATCATCAGGAAACTGACTGGTGAAATTCTGAAACACCTCAATCGCCTTGTCGTAATCGCGTTGTATGATGGATGCCATGCCTTGATTATACAACCGCTTCACGCCATTGACGCGTTTCAGTTCCCGCGGCGATTCCGGTTCGTTGAGATCAGGGTCCTCGAACGGTTCCTGTTTGGATTCAGGCGCCATGGACATGGAATCATTCAAGGGTTTTGCCAGGATGACAGGCGGTGGAATCTCTTCTGCCGGACGTGTTTTATCGACCACTTCTTTTTTAGGCGGAGGCGGCATGGGTTTGACCAAATCGCCATTCGACACGTTGCCTGCGTTTTGTTTCTGTGCGTTTTGGACCGCCATTTCCTTTCGTTTTTCAGGAAACAACGAATATTCCACGACCGCTGGTCCCTCAGAAGGCGGTGCGGGTTGAACAGGGGCTGATTGTTTCCGCGTTGCTGAGGATTCCATCGTGCTGTTGATTTCCTGAAGCTCTTTTTTCAGCGAATCCACGTTTTTTTCCAGTTTTTGAAGCTGGTCTTCCATGGCTTTTTCCAGAAGCGAAAACGTGGTTTCCCATTGTTTGCGATGATCATCCAGCGTTTGCTGCTGTTCCATCTGTCTTGCCGTTTGTTCAGCGAGTTGCTGGTCTACCTGCTGAACATCATCCCGCAACTGAACATAGTCCACCTGCAATTGTTCCAGCATTTCCTGGTAATGCTTCAAGGCGGTTTCTTCAGGCGTAGGGGTTGGTGCGGTTTGTTCTGCTTTTTGAGCTTCGGGTATGAATGACGAGCACGATGACAGAAGCATCATGCTGATGAAAACCCGGATTATCAGCCTTCTGTAAACATGAACCATATTAACTTTGTGTGTGGTTTTCCTGTTTGTGATGCTTGAGAACGTTTTCCATTTCCCGGGCAAGATGGGGTTGCTGGTTTTTATAATAGGCCTCAATCAGTTTTTGCGCGACTTCATCATACCGGGGATACTCCGGAAAGTACTTAAGCAGATACCGATAACGGTGTATGGCCGAATGGTAAGCTTCATTTTTAAAATAGAAATTCCCAACCAGAAACTCATATTCCGCAAGATCAGCTCTGGACTTGAGCAGATACGCATAGACATCTTTCAGATAAATATTGTTGGGATATAACAAAAAGAACCGCTGATAATCCTGAATCAGCCTTCGATTGGGTTCCATGTCCCTGTCATATTCACGTTCTCTGAAAAAAACGCCTGTAAAGTTTCGTTGATAATTCAAGGAAATCAACTGATGCAGAACGTAAGGTGTGAGATGACTGTTGGGATTGAGCGTCAGAAACATCCGATAACCGCTTTCGGCCTCAATCCAGCGGTTTCTGCGAAAGTTCAAATCACCCATTTTCAAATAAGCCAGGGTTGCCAGTTGTGTCCCGGGATGCTCTTCAGTCACCTTTTTAAATTTGTCTTCCGCTTCCTGATACAATTCATCGTCAAAAGCCATCATACCCGCCTGGTAGATTTCCAGAGCAGGTGTTCTGACAGATTCCTTGGTGTCGCTACAGGCGGATAGCAGAAAAATCAGGCTGGTACAGTAGATGAGACGTTTCAATTGTGTGAAATTGATGGTCATAACAGCTTCAACTGGTTCGTTTTTTATAGCGGACCATCGTAATTTCGTTGCCACGTTCGTTCCAGAAAACCTCATCCATGAAATTCATGATCAGCAAAATACCACGACCACTGACCTTGAACAAATTTTCAGGATCTTTGGGGTCTGGAATGGAAGAATAATCAAAACCACGGCCATCATCCCGAATCACATATTTGACAGAGTTTCTGGTGATTTCAGTATGAATATAAACTTTGCGGGCCTTGTATTGCTCTTCAACTCTCCGGCGTTCGCCTTCCTGCCGGAATTTTTCGAATTTTTCTTTTTTCAACTCGGAAGAAATTTCAAGGTTTCCATGAAACATGGCATTTTCCACGGCTTCTGAAAGAATAATGTTCATGGTGAACAGATCTTCTTCTTCAAGCAGTTGATAGGACGGAAGGTTTCGTGTGATGAAGGAAACAATCTTGTTGATGTATTCAAAATCATTGCCGATTTCCAGGGTGCGGGATTCGAAAACAGAATTTTCGAGGCAGTAAACACTGAACCGGGAATCGTCCATCAAACTTTTAACACGATTGACGCTTTGATTCAGTTCACTGTTTTTGAGAGGTTTGGTTAAAAAATCACAGGCACCAAGATTCAGGCAGGTCAAAATATTATCGGAATCTCCATGGCGGGAGATAATCACAAAGGGAAGATGCGCATTGAGCCGTTTCAATTCCTTGAGAAGTTCAATTCCCCCCATTTTAGGCATGGTCAAGCCGGCATAAACCCCGTCATGATGGCCTTTCTGGTATTTTTCCAGGGCATCGACTCCATCAACAGCCCGTTCGTAAGTATGCTGATTTTCCTCCAGAAATTTCGCCAGGGTATCCAGCACTTCAACATTGTCATCGGCAATCAGGATATGCATGCAACCTCAACATCAACAAATCATCAGAACCACGGAAATTTGAGCAAAAAAGCCACTTTGTCAGCTTTATTCAGACAGTAACGAAAAGCATCGGGGAATACAAGATTTTTATCTCAACCTGAAAACAAGAGAATTTTATGATTAAAATCAATACATCTCTTGAAATTTGCTACGATTTCATCCTATGTTTCATTCAAACAGGAATTTCTTAATGAAAAGGAGTTCTGTGTCAGATAACATCTTTCTTGTCTCAGGATATTTATGAACAAATCTCAATTGATTGAGAAACTCGCAGAAAAAAACAATAACAACCTTCAACTGGCGGATAAAGCGGTCAGGATTTTTTTTGACAACATCAAAGAATCCCTGAACTCTGGCGAACGTGTTGAAATCCGTGGGTTCGGTTCGTTCATCCTCAAAAAATACGAAGGTTATGTGGGCCGAAACCCCAAAACAGGAACCAAAGTTGAGGTGTCTCCCAAAAAACTGCCTGTGTTTCGTACCGGAAAAGACCTGAAGCAACGGGTTAATGAAGTTCGGGGTCCTATCAAGGATTGAACTGATCATTATTTGGGGGCTTCCTCTTCTTCAAACAGCAATGCGGATGTTCTGGGTTCGAAGAGCATCTTGCTGATGCGGATCGCCAGATGCCCATTGAACGCCCCCTGAAATCCCTCAAATTTCGGAATATTGTTGGCCAGCACTTTCAGCGGTTGATCTACGCCCTGATTCAATACCAGGTGATCCCCTACATCCAGATTCAGAAAATGCCGCAACTTGATTTTGGCATGCCCGAGAAACACTCGGAGGTCTGCTTTGGTGTTTAGAACATTTTCTGACAGGCGTGTCAGACTGAGCTGGTCTGTTTCAGAATTTTCTTTCTGGAACGTCGTGTTCAATTTAGAACGTATGGGGTCAAGCATACTGTAAGGAACACAGATGCTGAGCGTCATGGGGGTCTGATGCACTTCCACATCAAACGTTGTCACCACCACCACTTCTGAGTCAGGCACAATATTGGTGAACTGAGGATTGGTTTCAGCCCTGGAAAACTTGACACGCAGAGGGATAAAGGGCTTCCAGGCACTCTGAAGATCTTCCAGTCCACTATGAATGACTTTTGATATCATCCGGAGTTCAATGGTAGAAAAATCCCGTTTGACAGACTGGATGTGCAATTCTCCTGAGCCCCCGAACAGCATGTCAATGAAGGTGTATACCAGTTTTTGCTCCAGCACCATCATCCCTGTGCCTTTGAGCGGAGAAAAATGGAACAGGTTGAGCGATGACGGATAGGAGACTGAATTGAGAAAGTCCTTGAAGTTGACAAGTTCTGTCGCACGGAGTTCCATGTGTATCGGTCGCCGCAGGTGGTTTGACAGCGTTTGCCTGAAAATTCTGGCAAAGCGACTGTAAACCATTTCCAGTGCGGGCATCCGGCCACGAATAATCCGGTTATGACTGGCCAGATCATATTTCACAATACCGTCAGGGGATTCCTGTGGAGGGAGTTTCCGCGCAATGGGTGAGGCCTCAAATTCAGGCTCCTCCACATCCCATTCAGGAATTCCACGTAGCAGTAAATCTACTTCTTTCTGAGTCAATAGCTGTACCAAAACGCCTCCTTTGAAGGAAATTATGAAACTTGGAGTTCTTGTCTATATTGAACGCTCTGACGGTCATGTTCTCATGATCCATCGTCAGAAACACGACGAGCACCTTGGCTTCTGGCTTGCGCCAGGCGGAAAACTTGAACGCAATGAAGCACCTGATGAAACAGCGATCCGTGAGGTGCTGGAAGAAACCGGACTGCATGTTCCGCATCCGAAAATGAAAGCCGTGCTGTCTTTTCCTGATCTGGGTGATTCCCCGTTTGGTGATGAATGGCATGTTTTTGTATTTCATGCCACAGAATTTTCCGGTGAACTGCTGGACGTGTCCGTGGAAGGAACGCTCCACTGGGTGCCCAGACAAAAGCTGATTGAACTGCCCATGTGGGAAGGTGACCGGCTGTTCACGCCCAGAATTTTTGAAAACGATTTTTTTTATGGCAAACTGGTTTATCGTGGACAGACACTGGTTGAAGCCTCTTTCAGCAAGGATTGAGCCTTCCTTTTTTCATGGTATTCAATGTTATTTTTTGTTCCATGTTCCCGTACCCTGAATTCCTGATTCCTTTGTTCAAGACTGGGTTTCCCGAATGAAACCCCTTGAAATAGCATCAATAATTTCCTCAATTTCCTGAAGCACCACTGGCAGATTCGGCTTGGAAAAGCTCATTTCTGGCGCAGGAACGCGATGATGCCTGATGTCAGGTGGTATATGCTTGTGATGGGGAAATGTTGAGGCTAAATCAGGATGATGGGGATGTGGGAAATCATCATACCAATACAATCGGTTTTCCTGGTGATACACTTCATATCCGTAAGCCGTAATCAAACCGGCGTCAAAATCCAGTTCTTCCCGCATTCGCAGGCGTACTCCGTAGGCAAAGTACACCTCGCCTTCCGCTGTTCCTGTGTATGGGCTGTCCGACCAAACCACGATGGTAGAACGTTGCATGGATGAACGATGGAGCAGTTCTGTAATAAACAGACTGTAATCTGCCAGAGAGTTGAGACTCTGATTCTCCATATCAATATACAGGTTGAACACGTAAGGTTTCTATTACGTCGTGTTGTTTGAATTGCTGAGTATAGGATTCTTTCCGTCGTAACCATGTTTCATAAATACCTTTCCAGCGGCTGAAATCCGCACGGGTTTCATCATACTCATCATATCGTTCTAACTGGCCGGACATGAGTGCCGTATA
This genomic interval from SAR324 cluster bacterium contains the following:
- a CDS encoding 8-oxo-dGTP diphosphatase — translated: MKLGVLVYIERSDGHVLMIHRQKHDEHLGFWLAPGGKLERNEAPDETAIREVLEETGLHVPHPKMKAVLSFPDLGDSPFGDEWHVFVFHATEFSGELLDVSVEGTLHWVPRQKLIELPMWEGDRLFTPRIFENDFFYGKLVYRGQTLVEASFSKD